The following DNA comes from Lentibacillus sp. Marseille-P4043.
GCAGGAGTCTACGTATTCTGCCTACGCTAGTTGAGATTATCTAACTTAAAATTGTTGTCCCTGATTGCTATCCAGCGGAAGAAAAACACGGAGACTCCTGTGGGAGAAGAGGCCTAGGTGAGACCCCGCAGTGCGACAGCACGAGGAGGCTCATCAGCCGCCCACGGAAAGCGCAGTGTTTTTCTGGAGCGGCCATTTGTAGCAAAACCAGAAATCTCCCAATAAATTTTCTATCACCAACAAATATTAGAAGTTAATACTACTGTGAATTGCCCTGATGTTTTTGTTGTAAATTTTTCTGTGATTTGAGATGTTTTTCTCTTGTTTGCACCTCTAAAGAGAACCCGTTACTTATAATTGTCGGTCTTTTTTTCATGCTATTTATACTACTAATTAACCTGCGACTTTGGATGCTATTCACACTAATTTTTTACTTTTTCTCCACGTTATCGGAACTACTTAACATTACGAAGGGAGCTTTATTGATTGTTCCACCATTGCAACAAAAAATTCCATAAATCGATTATCGTCGGTCAATTCAGGGTGAAAGGCGGTACATACATAATGCCCTTGTTTTACCGCAATAATTTTGTCTTCGTAGGTTGCAAGAATTTCAACATCAGGCCCAACTTCTAGCACATATGGCGCTCGAATAAAAACAGCGTTAAAATCATCAGCAACATGTGCAATCGATAGTTCTGCTTCAAAACTTGCAACCTGACGTCCAAATGCATTTCGGGCAACCTTCATGTCGATTAAGCCAAGATGTGCTTGGTCTTGCCCATCAATTGCACTTGCCATTAAAATCATGCCAGCACATGTCCCAAATACTGGTTTCCTTTTTCCGAATTCCTGGATTGCAGTGAAAAAATCATAGCTATCAATCAACCGGCGCATTGTTGTGCTTTCTCCACCGGGAAGAATCAGACCATCGATTTCCTCCAGTTGCTCTTTACGTTTTATTTCAATTGCTTTTGCCCCAGATGCCTCTATGGAACGAATATGTTCACGAACTGCACCTTGTAACGCAAGTACACCAATTGTTGTCATAACAATTCCTTCTTTCTACTCACTGCGATCCTGCATACGATCTGCAGCTGTTAGTGTACTCATTTCAATCCCTTTCATGGCAGTGCCTAAGCCTTTGGAAAGTTCGCCGATTAATTGGTAATCCGTATAATGTGTTGTTGCTTCAACGATTGCCTTCGCAAACTTCTCAGGGTTGTCTGATTTAAAAATACCTGAACCAACAAACACGCCATCTGCTCCTAATTCCATCATTAAGGCAGCATCACTTGGTGTTGCAATTCCACCTGCTGCAAAGTTCACAACTGGCAAACGGCCTTCTTCACGAATTTGCAATAAAAGCTCATACGGTGCACCAATTTCTTTAGCAAATGTCATTACTTCATCTGCAGACATTGCCGAAAGCTTGCG
Coding sequences within:
- the pdxT gene encoding pyridoxal 5'-phosphate synthase glutaminase subunit PdxT, producing the protein MTTIGVLALQGAVREHIRSIEASGAKAIEIKRKEQLEEIDGLILPGGESTTMRRLIDSYDFFTAIQEFGKRKPVFGTCAGMILMASAIDGQDQAHLGLIDMKVARNAFGRQVASFEAELSIAHVADDFNAVFIRAPYVLEVGPDVEILATYEDKIIAVKQGHYVCTAFHPELTDDNRFMEFFVAMVEQSIKLPS